The Arthrobacter sp. NicSoilC5 genome has a window encoding:
- a CDS encoding DNA topoisomerase IV subunit B: MAPSSEYTARHLSVLEGLEAVRKRPGMYIGSTDSRGLMHCLWEIIDNSVDEALAGFGHDIRIILHADNSVEIHDDGRGIPIDKEPKTGLTGVEVVFTKLHAGGKFGGGSYTASGGLHGVGASVVNALSSRLDVEVDRGGKTYRMSFRRGEPGRFKDTGSRLDPAAPFTPFVNDSVLDVVGKAKRGVTGTRIRYWADRQIFTPDAKFSYEDLVARARQTSFLVPGLKLTVRDERKVPGTPGEAGPHEEVFHHDGGISEFVEFLAADPAVTDVWRLHGAGKFKETVPVLDERGHSQLAEVERDCEVDVALRWGIGYDSTVRSFVNIIATPKGGTHQSGFEQALIKTFRKAVEANARKLKAGNDKIEKDDIFAGLTAVLTVRLAEPQFEGQTKEILGTSAVRAIVAKVVEREISAKLSSSNRNDKAQSALLLEKIVNEMKSRISARVHKETQRRKNALETSSMPTKLADCRTDDVERSELFIVEGDSALGTAKLARSSDFQALLPIRGKILNVQKASVGDMLSNAECAALIQVVGAGSGRSFDISAARYGKVILMTDADVDGAHIRTLLLTLFFRYMRPMILEGRVFAAVPPLHRVEVINAGQKANEMIYTYSEAELHVLLARLAKEGKRYKEPIQRYKGLGEMDAEQLAETTMDPRHRTLRKVGIENAQQAEEIFDLLMGSDVSPRKDFIIAGASSLDRERIDA, encoded by the coding sequence GTGGCACCCAGCTCTGAGTACACCGCCCGGCACCTCTCCGTCCTGGAAGGCCTTGAAGCCGTCCGCAAGCGCCCGGGCATGTACATCGGTTCGACCGACTCGCGCGGCCTCATGCACTGCCTCTGGGAAATCATCGACAACTCCGTGGACGAGGCCCTGGCCGGATTCGGCCACGACATCCGCATCATCCTCCACGCGGACAACTCCGTGGAAATCCACGACGACGGCCGCGGCATCCCCATCGACAAGGAGCCCAAGACGGGCCTCACCGGCGTCGAAGTGGTGTTCACCAAGCTCCACGCCGGCGGCAAGTTCGGCGGCGGCTCCTACACCGCGTCCGGCGGCCTGCACGGCGTGGGCGCCTCAGTGGTCAACGCCCTGTCCTCGCGGCTGGACGTCGAGGTGGACCGGGGCGGCAAGACGTACCGCATGTCCTTCCGCCGCGGCGAACCCGGCCGCTTCAAGGACACCGGTTCCCGCCTGGACCCGGCAGCACCGTTCACGCCGTTCGTCAACGACTCCGTCCTGGACGTGGTGGGGAAGGCCAAGCGCGGCGTCACCGGGACCAGGATCCGCTACTGGGCTGACCGGCAGATCTTCACCCCGGACGCCAAGTTCTCCTACGAGGACCTCGTTGCCCGTGCCCGCCAGACCTCCTTCCTGGTGCCCGGCCTCAAGCTCACCGTGCGGGACGAGCGCAAGGTCCCCGGAACCCCGGGCGAGGCCGGCCCCCACGAAGAGGTCTTCCACCACGACGGCGGCATTTCCGAATTCGTCGAGTTCCTCGCCGCGGACCCGGCCGTCACCGACGTCTGGCGGCTGCACGGCGCAGGAAAGTTCAAGGAAACGGTCCCGGTCCTTGACGAACGCGGGCACAGCCAGCTGGCCGAGGTGGAGCGCGACTGCGAGGTGGACGTGGCGCTCCGCTGGGGGATCGGCTACGACAGCACCGTGCGGAGCTTCGTGAACATCATCGCCACCCCGAAGGGCGGAACGCACCAGTCAGGGTTCGAACAGGCCCTGATCAAGACCTTCCGCAAAGCCGTGGAGGCCAATGCCCGCAAGCTCAAGGCCGGCAACGACAAGATCGAAAAAGACGACATCTTCGCCGGCCTGACCGCCGTGCTGACCGTCCGGCTCGCCGAACCCCAGTTCGAGGGCCAGACCAAGGAGATCCTGGGCACCAGCGCCGTACGCGCCATCGTGGCCAAGGTGGTGGAGCGCGAAATCTCCGCCAAACTGTCCTCCAGCAACCGGAACGACAAAGCCCAGTCGGCACTGCTGCTGGAAAAGATCGTCAACGAGATGAAGTCCCGCATCTCGGCCCGCGTGCACAAGGAGACCCAACGGCGCAAGAACGCGCTGGAAACCTCCTCGATGCCCACCAAGCTCGCTGACTGCCGGACGGACGACGTCGAACGCTCCGAACTGTTCATCGTGGAAGGCGACTCCGCGCTGGGCACGGCCAAGCTGGCGCGCTCTTCCGACTTCCAGGCCCTGCTGCCCATCCGCGGCAAGATCCTGAACGTCCAGAAGGCCTCGGTGGGGGACATGCTCTCCAACGCCGAGTGCGCGGCCTTGATCCAGGTGGTCGGGGCAGGCTCCGGCCGCAGCTTCGACATCAGCGCAGCGCGCTACGGCAAGGTCATCCTCATGACCGACGCCGACGTGGACGGTGCCCACATCCGGACGCTGCTGCTGACCCTCTTCTTCCGGTACATGCGGCCCATGATCCTCGAAGGCAGGGTGTTCGCCGCGGTCCCTCCGCTGCACCGGGTGGAAGTCATCAACGCCGGGCAGAAGGCCAATGAAATGATCTACACCTACTCCGAGGCCGAGCTCCACGTGCTCCTGGCCCGCCTGGCCAAGGAAGGCAAGCGGTACAAGGAACCGATCCAGCGCTACAAGGGCCTGGGGGAGATGGACGCCGAGCAGCTGGCCGAGACCACCATGGATCCGCGGCACCGCACCCTGCGCAAGGTGGGAATCGAAAACGCCCAGCAGGCGGAAGAGATCTTCGACCTGCTGATGGGCTCGGACGTTTCCCCGCGCAAGGACTTCATCATTGCCGGTGCATCCAGCCTGGACCGGGAGCGCATCGACGCCTGA
- a CDS encoding M56 family metallopeptidase translates to MFWASYLLAVLAIILAWPVPILLSRAQWPARSPFTAMLLWQAIALAGGLSMIGAMLVYGLEPVGDNLIAGLRALAGMVLFNAPTTALGFWHIFALSAAALLTAHLVFTLLLTYYKIQRQRRRHRELLALLASPSAQGAGTLVINHDSPVAYCLPGGARSVTVLSDGLMAALEPAELRAVLIHENAHLSQRHHLLLWAFAAWRQALPWLPTTRMAQESVNSLIEMLADDVALRTESKATLIKAIAIVASGSAGNAGTTDIRPSSPTLALSGLEAASGGPGSDAVRTAASRVSRLLTPQPQLPAAVRSAVMAGCALLLALPTALLVVPGLLG, encoded by the coding sequence ATGTTCTGGGCCTCATACCTGCTGGCGGTCCTTGCGATAATCCTGGCCTGGCCGGTGCCAATCCTCCTGTCACGGGCCCAGTGGCCGGCCAGGTCACCCTTCACGGCCATGCTGCTGTGGCAGGCAATCGCGCTCGCAGGTGGGCTTTCCATGATCGGCGCCATGCTGGTCTACGGCCTGGAACCAGTTGGTGACAACCTCATTGCGGGGCTGCGCGCCCTTGCCGGCATGGTGCTTTTCAATGCCCCCACCACGGCACTGGGGTTCTGGCATATCTTTGCCCTGTCCGCTGCCGCACTGCTCACGGCCCACCTGGTCTTCACGCTGCTGCTGACGTATTACAAAATCCAGCGGCAGCGGCGCCGGCACCGGGAACTGCTCGCCCTCCTGGCCTCGCCCTCGGCACAGGGCGCCGGAACGCTCGTCATCAACCACGATTCCCCTGTCGCCTACTGCCTCCCGGGCGGCGCACGCTCGGTGACCGTCCTGTCGGACGGCCTCATGGCGGCCCTTGAACCGGCCGAACTGCGTGCCGTCCTGATCCACGAAAACGCCCACCTGAGCCAGCGGCACCACCTGCTCCTGTGGGCCTTCGCAGCCTGGCGGCAGGCCCTTCCATGGCTGCCCACCACCCGAATGGCGCAGGAGTCGGTGAATTCGCTGATCGAAATGCTGGCCGACGACGTCGCGCTCCGGACCGAGAGCAAAGCGACCCTGATCAAGGCCATCGCCATTGTGGCCAGCGGCTCTGCAGGCAACGCGGGCACCACGGACATCCGGCCGTCCTCCCCCACGCTGGCCCTGTCCGGACTCGAGGCAGCATCGGGCGGCCCGGGCTCGGACGCCGTCCGGACCGCAGCCTCCAGGGTCAGCCGCCTCCTGACGCCGCAGCCCCAGCTTCCGGCGGCCGTCCGCAGTGCGGTCATGGCCGGCTGCGCGCTGCTCCTGGCGCTGCCCACCGCACTGCTTGTGGTCCCCGGGCTGCTCGGCTGA
- a CDS encoding BlaI/MecI/CopY family transcriptional regulator, with product MASLGELERAVMDLLWAGQEAATANTLRDQLARTSAAQGGPGHEGKELAVTTVLTVLSRLEKKGLVERERGTRPHRYQAVSSRADHTAELMHEVLGSAPDREAVLARFIGSVSEGEAETLRKLLGHL from the coding sequence ATGGCTAGTCTTGGTGAACTGGAACGGGCAGTGATGGACCTGCTCTGGGCGGGCCAGGAAGCGGCTACGGCCAATACCCTGAGGGACCAGCTGGCGCGCACGTCGGCTGCACAGGGCGGACCGGGCCACGAAGGCAAGGAACTGGCCGTCACAACGGTGCTTACCGTACTTTCCCGCCTGGAGAAGAAAGGGCTGGTTGAGCGCGAACGCGGAACCCGCCCGCACCGGTACCAGGCAGTGTCCAGCCGTGCAGACCACACCGCCGAACTCATGCATGAGGTCCTTGGGTCAGCCCCGGACCGCGAGGCCGTCCTGGCCCGCTTCATCGGGTCTGTCTCCGAAGGTGAAGCCGAGACGCTGCGCAAACTGCTGGGTCACCTCTAA
- a CDS encoding cytochrome ubiquinol oxidase subunit I, giving the protein MDALEIARWQFGITTVYHFMMVPLTIGLGLVVAVIQTAWYRTGKPEYLRMTKFWGKLFLINFIMGVATGIVQEFQFGMAWSEYSRFVGDVFGAPLALEALLAFFVESTFLGLWIFGWKQLKPAIHLACLWVAVIGSALSAYFIIVANSWMQHPVGVEMINGRPVMTDAWAVFTNNTALVAVPHTLFGALAVAGGFLLGIAWYHLWRRRHDGIDTVGADGRVIPGEDARIPGRDRTDHSVWIRSLRIGAVVAMISFAGTAVTGDLQGKLMFQQQPMKMAAAEAACHDGTGFSVLSIGNVGSKNCDDVVAVIEVPGILSFLAKGDFTTEVQGVNSLLPEYKANYGTHLPDNPIYGERAGQEIQYVPVMEVTYWGFRMMIGFGGLAALAALVALWLTRKGTVPEARWLMRLAVFGILAPFGANAAGWIFTEMGRQPFVVAPNPDPSGIDQVFMFTAAAVSPGVSAGELIASLVALTAVYAVLLVVEVKLLVKYIRGGVVSAMPELAHAPADENEDQTPGPGGNGDTKPADDVLAFAY; this is encoded by the coding sequence ATGGACGCCTTGGAAATCGCACGCTGGCAATTCGGTATCACCACGGTCTACCACTTCATGATGGTGCCGCTGACCATTGGCCTGGGCCTGGTGGTCGCCGTGATCCAGACGGCCTGGTACCGCACCGGAAAGCCCGAGTACCTGCGCATGACCAAGTTCTGGGGAAAGCTCTTCCTCATTAACTTCATCATGGGCGTTGCCACGGGCATCGTGCAGGAGTTCCAGTTCGGCATGGCCTGGAGCGAGTACAGCCGCTTCGTCGGTGACGTCTTCGGCGCACCGCTGGCCCTTGAGGCACTCCTGGCGTTCTTCGTCGAGTCCACCTTCCTGGGCCTCTGGATCTTCGGCTGGAAGCAGCTCAAGCCCGCCATCCACCTGGCCTGCCTCTGGGTGGCCGTCATAGGATCAGCACTTTCCGCCTACTTCATCATCGTGGCCAACAGCTGGATGCAGCACCCGGTGGGCGTGGAAATGATCAACGGCCGGCCCGTCATGACCGACGCCTGGGCAGTATTCACCAACAACACCGCCCTCGTCGCCGTCCCGCACACCCTGTTTGGTGCTCTCGCCGTAGCAGGCGGATTCCTCCTTGGCATTGCCTGGTACCACCTGTGGCGCAGGCGGCACGACGGCATTGACACCGTGGGCGCCGACGGCCGCGTCATCCCCGGTGAAGACGCCCGCATCCCCGGCCGCGACCGCACCGACCACAGCGTGTGGATCCGGTCCCTGCGCATCGGCGCCGTGGTGGCCATGATCTCCTTCGCCGGCACCGCGGTCACCGGTGACCTGCAGGGCAAGCTCATGTTCCAGCAGCAGCCCATGAAGATGGCCGCCGCGGAGGCCGCCTGCCACGACGGCACCGGGTTCTCCGTCCTGAGCATCGGCAACGTGGGATCCAAGAACTGCGACGACGTGGTGGCCGTGATCGAAGTCCCCGGCATCCTGTCCTTCCTGGCCAAGGGCGACTTCACCACCGAGGTCCAGGGCGTCAACAGCCTGCTGCCCGAGTACAAGGCCAACTACGGAACCCACCTGCCGGACAATCCCATCTACGGCGAACGCGCCGGCCAGGAAATCCAGTACGTCCCCGTTATGGAAGTCACTTACTGGGGCTTCCGGATGATGATCGGCTTCGGCGGACTCGCCGCCCTGGCGGCACTAGTGGCACTCTGGCTCACCCGCAAGGGGACGGTGCCCGAAGCACGGTGGCTCATGCGGCTGGCCGTGTTCGGCATCCTGGCACCCTTCGGCGCCAATGCCGCCGGCTGGATCTTCACCGAGATGGGCCGCCAGCCGTTCGTGGTTGCGCCCAACCCGGATCCCAGCGGCATTGACCAGGTGTTCATGTTCACCGCAGCCGCCGTGTCACCGGGTGTCTCCGCAGGGGAACTGATCGCCTCCCTGGTGGCCCTGACCGCCGTGTACGCCGTCCTGCTGGTGGTGGAAGTGAAACTGCTGGTCAAGTACATCCGCGGCGGCGTGGTCTCCGCGATGCCGGAACTCGCCCATGCACCCGCGGACGAAAACGAGGACCAGACGCCCGGCCCAGGCGGCAACGGGGACACCAAGCCCGCCGACGACGTCCTGGCCTTCGCCTACTAA
- the cydB gene encoding cytochrome d ubiquinol oxidase subunit II: MELLPTIWFIAIAVLWTGYLFLEGFDLGVGMLMKLFARNNTERRVLLNTIGPVWDGNEVWLLTAGGATFAAFPLWYASLFSALYLPLLVVLLALIFRAVAFEYRGKVDTDSWRNRWDWAIALGSFFAAFGVGAALALTTTGLPLNVNGDREGGPMAWFSGYALLGGVAVVGFSLLHALAFLALKTDGDVRHRARQWFVRLLPVLLLPIAAWALAIQFMDGKPWTWAAVILAVGAAITAWLLARRGSEGRAFLALGGFLVLGTTAIFGAVFPVVLPSTLDSAFDLTISNASSSDYTLGLMSIVAAFGLPLVIAYQAWTYWVFRRRVSAAHIPEAHSFLPAVAARAFTTKG; encoded by the coding sequence ATGGAACTGCTGCCCACCATCTGGTTCATCGCCATCGCGGTGCTGTGGACCGGCTACCTCTTCCTGGAGGGCTTCGACCTGGGCGTCGGGATGCTGATGAAGCTCTTCGCCCGCAACAACACCGAACGCCGCGTGCTCCTGAACACCATCGGGCCCGTCTGGGACGGCAACGAGGTGTGGCTGCTGACTGCAGGCGGTGCCACCTTCGCCGCCTTCCCGCTCTGGTATGCGTCCTTGTTCTCCGCGCTCTACCTGCCGCTGCTGGTGGTCCTGCTTGCCCTGATCTTCCGTGCCGTGGCGTTTGAGTACCGCGGCAAGGTGGACACCGACAGCTGGCGGAACCGTTGGGACTGGGCCATCGCGCTGGGCTCCTTCTTCGCCGCCTTCGGCGTGGGGGCCGCCCTGGCCCTCACCACCACCGGCCTGCCGCTGAACGTCAACGGCGACCGCGAGGGCGGCCCCATGGCCTGGTTCAGCGGCTACGCCCTTCTTGGCGGCGTGGCGGTAGTGGGGTTCTCCCTCCTGCACGCCTTGGCCTTCCTGGCCCTCAAGACCGACGGGGACGTCCGGCACCGGGCCCGCCAGTGGTTCGTGCGGCTCCTGCCGGTACTGCTCCTGCCCATCGCGGCATGGGCACTCGCCATCCAGTTCATGGACGGCAAGCCCTGGACCTGGGCCGCCGTCATCCTGGCCGTAGGCGCCGCCATCACTGCCTGGCTGCTGGCACGGAGGGGTTCTGAAGGCAGGGCGTTCCTGGCCCTCGGCGGCTTCCTGGTGCTGGGCACCACCGCCATCTTCGGCGCCGTGTTCCCCGTGGTGCTGCCCTCCACGCTGGACAGTGCCTTCGACCTCACCATCTCCAACGCATCCTCCTCGGACTACACCCTGGGACTGATGAGCATTGTGGCGGCATTCGGCCTTCCCCTGGTGATTGCGTACCAGGCATGGACCTACTGGGTGTTCCGCCGCCGGGTGAGCGCCGCGCACATCCCGGAAGCCCACAGCTTCCTCCCGGCGGTCGCCGCCAGGGCCTTCACCACCAAGGGCTGA
- the cydD gene encoding thiol reductant ABC exporter subunit CydD → MRPTFPAGPSTRSAIYWLGLLAALKALSLVLIGQAVASVLAGLVAGNPAWGSQLTAGLAGVVLRSLTVWGQAVAARRAALGVKEELRAELLERALRTGVRGSGPGDGGLAVLATRGLDALDSYYTQFLPALVNCAAVPLLLGARILFADWVSALVIVLTVPLIPVFMVLIGRYTEDSVWQAQASLARLSAHMLELAKGLPVLVGLGRATAQRKALEEISEEYRSRTMGTLRTAFLSALALELIATISVAVVAVFIGVRLVHGDMPLEAGLLALILAPDCYLPLRELGTAHHASDDGRVALAETAAVTGAPEAAPLPAAKAGRPGAPLEVTGLTVTYAGRSGAAVGPLTFTAPQDRITALDGPSGAGKSTVLGVLAGTVGDGGGTSITGSTSGLDRRAVAWVPQHPVMVAGTVLDEVLLYLSLDPGHGPDRFTAEEAARRCLERAGAGHLAAKHQAELSPGELRRVALARGLARIEAGATLLLLDEPTAHLDDASAVIVEDAIRRLRGQVTVILVAHNQRTRQLADLLVPVAPAPGADAVAHQEGAAAALLPATMPATLPAGPAGGRAADEGAPDVASTDLPATRNPAAGAPAQAAPGAARLLAALLAPVRGKFAAAAFVGTLAAVFAVALSGLSGWLIIRASEQPPILYLLTAIVGVRFFGIGRAVFRYWERLLLHDAVFAALTRLRGRLWESLSRRALSLRRLLQGGNVLGTVIDDVDTVRDLLPRVVLPPVTALVVSILAVAATGILVPDALPAVVGAAIAGLLLAPAAALWGDRKSAAAEQSLRSVVLRRVTAALDARAELHANGVAPRVLDALLAEDRHATRASQRSAWADGLGHGVATAACGTAALAAAWLAAPRVVSAQVAPATAAVVVLLLLALVEPYAAMTTAVRQYPALRSVLRRVGESGALDGGGIPDGGRTPGGGETPEGLQPVPARAGNAPGVELVGLAAAWPGGSPVFSGVDAVAVPGRWLAVTGPSGSGKSTLLSVLLGFLPPASGQVMVTGRAAWCPQEAHLFDSTIRGNLLLGRPATNGATPAGDHDLEAVLAAVGLSALVGRLPAGLDTRIGPGGAFLSGGERQRLAVARTLLTGAEVILLDEPTAHLDAGSAAAMLSDLRAGLRDRTVVLVTHNPADIHAGDARLELAASAGQPRGSLAPSR, encoded by the coding sequence GTGCGCCCAACTTTCCCCGCCGGTCCGTCCACCCGCTCAGCGATCTATTGGCTGGGACTCCTGGCCGCGCTCAAGGCGCTGTCCCTGGTCCTGATCGGGCAGGCAGTGGCCTCCGTCCTGGCGGGACTGGTTGCCGGAAACCCGGCGTGGGGGAGCCAGCTGACCGCCGGACTTGCCGGCGTCGTCCTCCGCTCCCTGACCGTGTGGGGCCAGGCCGTCGCTGCACGCCGCGCGGCGCTGGGCGTGAAGGAGGAGCTTCGCGCTGAGCTGCTGGAGCGCGCCCTGCGCACCGGTGTGCGCGGATCCGGCCCCGGCGACGGCGGCCTGGCGGTCCTCGCCACCCGCGGCCTGGACGCCCTGGACAGCTACTACACCCAGTTCCTTCCCGCACTGGTCAACTGCGCGGCCGTTCCGCTGCTGCTGGGGGCCCGGATTCTCTTCGCGGACTGGGTGAGTGCGCTGGTCATCGTGCTGACGGTGCCGCTGATCCCGGTGTTCATGGTGCTGATCGGCCGGTACACCGAGGACAGCGTGTGGCAGGCCCAGGCGTCGCTGGCACGGCTCTCGGCGCACATGCTGGAGCTGGCCAAGGGCCTGCCGGTCCTGGTGGGGCTGGGCCGCGCCACCGCCCAACGCAAGGCCCTTGAAGAGATTTCGGAGGAATACCGCTCGCGCACCATGGGCACTTTGCGCACCGCGTTCCTGTCCGCGCTGGCCCTGGAACTCATCGCCACCATTTCGGTGGCAGTGGTGGCCGTCTTCATTGGCGTCCGGCTGGTCCATGGTGACATGCCGCTGGAGGCCGGCCTGCTGGCGCTCATCCTGGCGCCGGACTGCTACCTTCCGCTGCGCGAACTTGGCACCGCCCACCACGCCAGCGACGACGGCAGGGTGGCGCTCGCGGAAACAGCCGCCGTGACCGGGGCTCCCGAGGCTGCACCCCTGCCCGCTGCCAAGGCCGGCAGGCCCGGCGCTCCCTTGGAGGTCACCGGACTCACCGTGACGTATGCCGGCCGGTCCGGAGCCGCCGTCGGGCCCCTCACGTTCACCGCACCGCAGGACAGGATTACCGCCCTGGACGGCCCCAGCGGCGCCGGCAAGAGCACCGTCCTGGGCGTTCTCGCCGGAACGGTCGGCGACGGCGGCGGGACCAGTATTACCGGGTCCACCAGCGGACTGGACCGCCGCGCGGTGGCCTGGGTGCCGCAGCACCCCGTCATGGTGGCCGGAACCGTCCTGGACGAGGTGCTGCTCTACCTCTCACTGGACCCCGGGCACGGCCCGGACAGGTTCACCGCCGAGGAGGCTGCGCGGCGCTGCCTGGAACGCGCCGGCGCCGGGCACCTGGCAGCAAAGCACCAGGCGGAACTGAGCCCGGGCGAGCTGCGCCGGGTCGCACTGGCCCGCGGCCTGGCCCGGATCGAGGCCGGCGCCACCCTCCTGCTGCTCGACGAACCCACCGCACACCTCGATGACGCGTCCGCCGTGATCGTCGAGGACGCCATCCGCCGGCTCCGTGGCCAGGTCACCGTGATCCTGGTGGCCCACAACCAGCGCACCCGGCAGCTGGCGGACCTGCTGGTGCCGGTGGCGCCGGCGCCGGGGGCCGACGCCGTAGCCCACCAGGAGGGTGCTGCTGCCGCGTTGCTGCCCGCCACCATGCCGGCCACCCTTCCTGCCGGCCCGGCAGGAGGCCGCGCGGCAGACGAGGGGGCACCGGACGTCGCTTCCACGGACCTCCCCGCCACACGAAACCCGGCCGCGGGCGCCCCCGCACAGGCTGCCCCCGGCGCCGCCCGCCTCCTGGCCGCCCTCCTGGCACCGGTCCGGGGCAAGTTCGCCGCAGCGGCCTTCGTCGGCACCCTGGCAGCCGTCTTCGCCGTCGCGCTTTCCGGCCTGTCCGGCTGGCTCATCATCCGGGCCAGCGAACAACCACCCATCCTGTACCTCCTGACCGCCATCGTCGGCGTCCGGTTCTTCGGCATTGGCCGGGCTGTGTTCAGGTACTGGGAACGGCTGCTGCTGCACGATGCCGTGTTCGCCGCACTCACGCGCCTCCGCGGCCGCCTCTGGGAGTCGCTGAGCCGCAGGGCCCTGTCGCTGCGCCGGCTCCTGCAGGGCGGCAACGTGCTGGGAACGGTGATCGACGACGTCGACACTGTCCGGGACCTCCTGCCGCGCGTGGTCCTGCCGCCCGTCACGGCGCTCGTGGTGTCCATCCTGGCCGTGGCAGCCACAGGCATCCTGGTGCCGGACGCCCTTCCCGCCGTGGTGGGAGCTGCAATTGCCGGGCTGCTGCTGGCACCTGCCGCCGCCCTGTGGGGCGACCGCAAATCCGCCGCCGCCGAGCAATCCCTGCGGTCCGTCGTCCTGCGCCGCGTCACCGCTGCCCTCGATGCCCGGGCCGAACTGCACGCCAACGGCGTGGCGCCCCGCGTGCTTGACGCCCTGCTGGCGGAGGACCGCCATGCCACGCGCGCATCGCAGCGCTCCGCCTGGGCCGACGGGCTGGGACATGGCGTCGCCACCGCAGCCTGCGGCACGGCAGCCCTGGCGGCCGCGTGGCTGGCCGCCCCACGCGTCGTCTCGGCCCAGGTGGCCCCGGCGACGGCGGCCGTGGTGGTCCTGCTGCTGCTCGCGCTGGTGGAACCCTACGCGGCGATGACGACGGCGGTGCGCCAGTACCCCGCGCTGCGTTCCGTCCTGCGCCGGGTGGGGGAGTCCGGGGCCCTTGACGGGGGCGGGATCCCTGACGGAGGCCGGACCCCTGGCGGCGGAGAAACCCCCGAGGGCCTGCAGCCTGTTCCCGCCAGGGCCGGGAATGCGCCAGGCGTTGAACTGGTGGGTCTGGCCGCGGCATGGCCGGGCGGCTCTCCGGTCTTCTCCGGCGTGGATGCCGTGGCAGTCCCGGGACGTTGGCTGGCGGTCACCGGACCGTCCGGTTCCGGCAAATCCACGCTGCTCTCGGTGCTGCTGGGCTTCCTGCCACCGGCATCCGGTCAGGTCATGGTCACCGGCCGGGCTGCCTGGTGCCCCCAGGAGGCCCACCTGTTCGATTCCACCATCCGGGGAAACCTGCTGCTGGGACGGCCCGCCACCAACGGCGCGACTCCGGCAGGGGACCACGACCTGGAGGCCGTCCTGGCCGCCGTCGGACTCTCCGCGCTGGTGGGCCGGCTGCCGGCGGGGCTGGACACCCGGATCGGGCCCGGCGGTGCCTTCCTGAGCGGCGGCGAGCGCCAGCGCCTGGCGGTAGCGCGGACCCTGCTGACGGGCGCGGAAGTGATCCTGCTGGATGAACCCACAGCGCACCTCGATGCCGGATCCGCGGCTGCCATGCTGTCCGACCTGCGCGCCGGACTGCGGGACCGCACCGTGGTGCTGGTAACGCACAACCCGGCTGACATCCACGCCGGCGACGCCCGGCTGGAGCTTGCAGCCTCCGCCGGACAGCCCCGGGGATCCCTGGCGCCCTCGCGCTGA